In Lentibacillus amyloliquefaciens, one DNA window encodes the following:
- a CDS encoding DUF5316 family protein: protein MMTFFLIVGIACIVMANIFMGGLKSGEQQQTVFHTEKHDPRSVKLKPALYFGLVGLVSLGISALIYFL, encoded by the coding sequence ATGATGACGTTTTTTCTGATTGTTGGGATCGCATGTATTGTAATGGCGAATATTTTCATGGGCGGTTTGAAGAGCGGAGAGCAGCAGCAAACGGTTTTCCATACCGAAAAACACGATCCGCGCAGCGTCAAACTGAAACCGGCACTGTATTTTGGATTGGTTGGTTTAGTTTCACTTGGCATCTCTGCTCTCATTTATTTTTTGTGA
- a CDS encoding putative immunity protein, whose amino-acid sequence MSRPKIKITDHTELRDEVEKNTELISHADLAGWALSVAGRVLSYVEIEFPDNTKIKNGFYVNKLWQNGEASVHQVRQAGFKVHEIARECKSETAIAAARAAGQAVGVGHMRGHAMVAADYAIKAVGLDSSDDMNRITEERQWQLHELKKYV is encoded by the coding sequence ATGAGCAGACCAAAAATTAAAATTACAGACCATACGGAATTGCGGGATGAAGTCGAAAAAAACACGGAATTGATTAGTCATGCTGATTTGGCCGGGTGGGCGCTAAGTGTTGCGGGGCGTGTTCTGTCTTATGTTGAAATAGAGTTCCCGGACAACACAAAGATAAAGAATGGCTTTTACGTTAATAAACTATGGCAAAACGGAGAGGCTTCCGTCCATCAAGTCAGGCAGGCCGGTTTCAAAGTACATGAAATTGCACGAGAATGTAAAAGTGAAACGGCAATAGCTGCGGCAAGAGCGGCTGGACAGGCTGTTGGTGTGGGGCATATGCGAGGTCACGCAATGGTCGCCGCTGATTATGCGATTAAAGCAGTAGGCCTTGACTCTTCAGATGACATGAACAGAATCACTGAAGAGAGACAGTGGCAATTACATGAATTGAAAAAATACGTTTAA
- a CDS encoding flotillin family protein codes for MFQDALFLMILAIIGVVAIIGGAIAFIIFRLRYKTASSNEALVVTGPKLGDPEKERNVFQDENGRSVKIIRGGGYRLRMFQTATPIDLTSFQLQVDSEKAYTKEGIPVRVVSTAVISIGSELAIMANFAEKFLGKEQDERESELRDVLNGHLRAIIASLSIEKIYNDFKEVNTQVKRIAEADLKGMGFEITSFALNDVEDVDVENGYIDALGRPHIAEVQKMANQAESDAEKETRIYQAQNDQEAKDEENRRLTAIAQSKNDKDIKEAEFEKETNRARANAEQAGELERQRLAQQVKDEELKVEYIEKQRAVELEEEENKRRRSIADAEAYKTTRAAEADAEKERIKGESEAEVIRQRGIAEAESKERMAQAMEQYGEAAIMEMLINVLPEYAEKVSAPISQIQDMKVIDMGGSDSQGGTSKVANSVTSTMLGIQESLKETTGMDLKAMLESYVSRGNADHFGAQKENYYQEASAAKGSDEDDNEAADSDHNEQ; via the coding sequence TTGTTTCAAGATGCATTATTTTTAATGATTCTCGCGATTATCGGGGTTGTTGCGATTATCGGTGGCGCAATTGCTTTTATTATTTTCAGGCTTCGCTACAAAACAGCAAGCTCGAATGAAGCACTCGTCGTTACCGGGCCGAAGCTTGGTGATCCGGAAAAAGAGCGGAATGTTTTTCAGGACGAGAATGGACGTTCGGTTAAAATTATTCGCGGCGGCGGGTATCGCCTGCGCATGTTTCAGACAGCTACACCCATTGATTTGACATCTTTCCAGCTGCAGGTTGATTCAGAGAAGGCATACACCAAGGAAGGCATCCCGGTGCGCGTTGTCAGCACGGCCGTCATCAGTATCGGCAGTGAACTGGCAATCATGGCCAATTTTGCTGAGAAATTTCTCGGTAAAGAACAGGATGAACGTGAATCCGAATTACGGGATGTCTTAAACGGTCATCTGCGTGCGATTATTGCATCGCTTTCCATTGAAAAGATTTATAACGATTTTAAAGAAGTCAATACACAGGTGAAGAGGATTGCTGAAGCGGATCTGAAAGGTATGGGTTTTGAAATCACATCGTTTGCTTTGAATGATGTGGAAGACGTGGATGTCGAAAACGGCTACATCGATGCCCTTGGACGTCCGCATATTGCCGAAGTACAGAAGATGGCGAATCAGGCCGAGTCTGATGCGGAAAAAGAAACACGGATTTATCAGGCACAAAATGATCAGGAAGCAAAAGATGAAGAAAACCGCCGTCTGACAGCGATTGCCCAATCCAAAAATGATAAAGATATTAAGGAAGCTGAGTTTGAAAAAGAAACCAATCGTGCAAGAGCAAATGCTGAACAGGCTGGCGAACTGGAACGGCAGCGCCTTGCCCAGCAGGTGAAGGATGAAGAATTGAAAGTCGAATATATCGAAAAACAGCGTGCAGTTGAACTGGAAGAAGAGGAAAATAAACGCCGCCGCTCAATCGCTGATGCGGAAGCTTATAAAACGACAAGAGCAGCTGAGGCAGATGCGGAGAAAGAGCGTATTAAAGGTGAATCAGAGGCAGAAGTTATCCGTCAGCGCGGTATTGCCGAAGCAGAATCCAAAGAACGCATGGCCCAGGCAATGGAGCAATACGGGGAAGCGGCGATTATGGAAATGCTTATCAATGTCCTGCCTGAGTATGCTGAAAAAGTGTCCGCGCCGATTTCTCAGATTCAGGATATGAAAGTGATTGATATGGGCGGCAGTGACTCACAGGGCGGTACGTCAAAGGTAGCCAATAGTGTTACGTCGACAATGCTTGGAATTCAAGAATCATTAAAGGAAACAACCGGTATGGACCTGAAGGCGATGCTTGAGAGCTATGTGTCCCGCGGCAATGCTGATCACTTTGGCGCACAGAAGGAAAACTATTACCAGGAAGCATCAGCTGCCAAAGGATCGGATGAGGATGATAATGAGGCAGCAGATAGCGACCATAATGAACAGTAG
- the sda gene encoding sporulation histidine kinase inhibitor Sda: MEHLSNESLLEAYYQSKKLQLEEEFINIIKDELNKRSISFE; this comes from the coding sequence ATGGAACATTTATCAAATGAAAGCTTATTGGAAGCCTATTACCAATCTAAAAAATTACAACTTGAAGAGGAATTTATTAACATAATAAAGGATGAATTAAATAAGCGATCCATCAGTTTTGAGTAA
- a CDS encoding pentapeptide repeat-containing protein, translating to MKKKNRLIQKPDLPDQLAPIKINKLTDQSFYEMGTVNEGIGPVHVEDVQFEQIHFKDVTFTDTELPFSQWLDIIFDHCDLSGSQLNDARFSRVEFRNCKLAGTDFDRAVMHDVTWTDCQAPYVLCSLTELRDVQFENCLLKGANFIDASQNNLQLGNSDIEDVQFTGTSLENVDLSRCRFTHLHIEEADLRGVVIAPEQAAGFIEVFGVKVKD from the coding sequence GTGAAGAAGAAAAATAGACTTATCCAGAAACCAGATCTGCCGGATCAATTAGCTCCAATCAAAATTAATAAGCTGACAGACCAGTCATTTTATGAAATGGGCACTGTTAACGAAGGAATTGGCCCGGTGCACGTTGAAGACGTCCAGTTTGAACAGATCCATTTCAAGGATGTCACGTTCACTGACACAGAACTCCCTTTTTCCCAGTGGCTTGATATTATTTTCGATCATTGCGATCTCTCCGGTTCTCAGCTTAATGACGCGCGGTTTAGCCGGGTAGAGTTTCGCAATTGCAAACTGGCCGGAACCGACTTTGACCGGGCTGTCATGCACGATGTGACATGGACAGACTGCCAGGCGCCATATGTTCTTTGTAGTCTGACTGAACTTCGGGATGTGCAATTTGAGAATTGTTTGTTAAAGGGGGCTAACTTCATCGATGCCTCACAGAATAACCTGCAGCTGGGAAATTCAGACATTGAAGATGTCCAATTCACCGGCACCTCCTTAGAAAACGTCGATCTCAGCCGCTGCCGGTTCACTCATTTACACATTGAGGAGGCGGACTTGCGTGGTGTGGTGATTGCGCCTGAACAGGCTGCCGGGTTTATTGAAGTATTTGGTGTGAAGGTGAAGGATTAA
- a CDS encoding IS256 family transposase produces the protein MAKSKRDTKSVELANQILENYQPETVEDMQNALKDIFGPMFESMLKGEMNHHLGYESNNKAEKETENRRNGYGDKTVKTSSGEVAIQVPRDRDGSFDPKLIPKRQKDVSAIENKVISMYARGMSQRDISSTVEDIYGFSVSHDMISDITDSVLPELEEWQTRPLSNCYAFVFVDCMYTTIRNQYETKKYAVYTILGYTMEGTKDILGLWLNETESKHKWMQIFDEIKARGVEDIFFISMDGVSGLEDGARSIFPNVIVQRCMVHLIRNSVKYIPSKDYKAFTKALRKVYAAPSLKACHSAFESFKQQWAAYPGAIDVWIRNFHHVEQLYDYGSAIRKVMYTTNAVESIHSSFRKVIKKGAFPNENALLKVLYLRIKELETKWDGGHIQNWAMVMNQLLVHESLKDRVLKYLA, from the coding sequence TTGGCGAAGTCGAAGCGTGATACAAAATCTGTTGAGCTTGCGAACCAAATACTAGAAAACTACCAACCAGAGACTGTAGAAGATATGCAAAATGCACTGAAGGATATATTTGGGCCAATGTTTGAATCGATGTTAAAAGGCGAAATGAACCATCACCTAGGTTATGAATCCAATAATAAAGCCGAAAAGGAAACAGAAAACAGAAGGAATGGATACGGCGATAAAACAGTAAAGACCAGTTCAGGTGAAGTCGCTATTCAGGTGCCTCGAGATCGTGATGGATCCTTTGATCCAAAACTCATACCAAAGCGTCAAAAAGACGTTTCTGCGATTGAGAACAAGGTAATATCCATGTACGCACGAGGGATGTCACAACGCGATATTTCTTCAACTGTTGAGGACATCTATGGATTTTCGGTTTCCCACGATATGATCTCTGATATTACGGATAGTGTCCTCCCTGAACTCGAGGAATGGCAGACAAGACCGCTGAGTAACTGTTATGCCTTTGTGTTTGTGGACTGCATGTATACAACGATTCGAAACCAGTATGAGACAAAGAAATATGCCGTTTATACGATTCTTGGCTACACAATGGAAGGCACAAAGGACATTCTGGGATTATGGTTAAATGAGACAGAAAGTAAACATAAATGGATGCAAATCTTTGATGAAATCAAAGCGAGAGGCGTTGAAGACATTTTCTTTATCTCGATGGATGGTGTGAGCGGTTTAGAGGATGGTGCACGGTCTATCTTCCCTAATGTCATCGTACAACGTTGTATGGTTCACTTAATTCGTAATTCTGTTAAATATATTCCGAGCAAGGATTATAAAGCATTCACCAAAGCATTAAGAAAAGTATATGCGGCACCAAGCCTTAAGGCTTGTCATAGTGCATTCGAATCCTTCAAACAACAATGGGCTGCCTATCCAGGAGCAATTGATGTTTGGATAAGAAACTTTCATCACGTTGAGCAGCTTTATGACTACGGCAGTGCCATTCGTAAGGTGATGTACACGACCAACGCGGTAGAAAGCATCCATTCCAGCTTTAGAAAAGTGATCAAAAAAGGAGCATTTCCAAACGAAAATGCCCTTTTAAAAGTATTATATTTGCGAATCAAAGAGCTGGAAACCAAATGGGATGGTGGCCATATACAAAACTGGGCAATGGTAATGAATCAGCTCCTCGTACACGAGAGTCTTAAGGATAGGGTTTTAAAATATCTGGCGTGA
- a CDS encoding DUF3784 domain-containing protein produces the protein MKMIGIIILLFVVLGIILSNGRGSFLIAGFNTKSKEEKEKYDTIALCKFMGKVMFALSASMVLWVISEALEITWLFTVGLVLFIAIMIFMLIYINTGNRFRKWKNRV, from the coding sequence ATGAAAATGATTGGTATTATTATCCTGTTATTTGTTGTGCTGGGAATTATTCTATCAAATGGAAGAGGTTCCTTTTTGATTGCCGGCTTCAACACGAAATCGAAGGAAGAAAAAGAAAAATATGACACGATCGCCTTATGCAAGTTTATGGGAAAAGTGATGTTTGCTTTATCAGCCAGTATGGTTCTCTGGGTAATCAGTGAAGCATTGGAAATCACATGGCTTTTTACCGTTGGCCTTGTTTTGTTCATTGCCATTATGATATTTATGCTTATTTATATTAATACAGGCAACCGGTTTAGGAAATGGAAGAATAGAGTATGA
- a CDS encoding 3-ketoacyl-ACP reductase: MGQDITGKIAYITGAGSGIGRATALELAREGVHVGLIARTESKLKAVAEEAAAQGVKANYAVCDIADMKQVDQAVEKLQKDLGAADILLNNAGVGMHGDFLDIEPDDWKHTLEVNVFGTYHVTRAVLPQMIEKNQGDIMNISSSNGLKGTAGSTSYSASKFAVQGMTEALMQEVRPHNIRVSTLNPSMVGTEMIFSDNPDKNDKEKFMQPEDLAEYMVSQLKLHPRIFIKQSLQWATNPF, translated from the coding sequence ATGGGACAGGATATTACAGGAAAAATCGCTTATATCACAGGCGCAGGCAGCGGTATCGGGCGGGCAACAGCACTTGAACTGGCACGTGAAGGTGTTCATGTCGGACTAATCGCACGGACTGAAAGCAAACTGAAGGCAGTGGCAGAAGAGGCCGCGGCACAGGGTGTGAAAGCAAACTATGCTGTTTGTGACATAGCCGATATGAAACAGGTGGATCAGGCGGTCGAGAAGCTGCAGAAAGACCTTGGCGCTGCTGATATTCTTCTTAATAACGCCGGGGTTGGCATGCATGGTGATTTTCTTGATATTGAACCGGATGATTGGAAACATACGTTGGAAGTGAATGTCTTTGGAACATATCACGTCACACGTGCGGTACTGCCGCAAATGATTGAGAAAAATCAGGGCGATATTATGAATATTTCCTCAAGCAACGGGTTAAAAGGAACAGCAGGGTCGACATCGTACAGTGCGTCCAAATTTGCTGTACAGGGTATGACAGAAGCGCTCATGCAGGAAGTCCGCCCGCACAATATCCGTGTCTCAACGCTTAACCCGAGCATGGTTGGCACGGAAATGATTTTCAGTGATAACCCTGATAAAAATGATAAGGAAAAGTTCATGCAACCGGAAGATTTGGCTGAATATATGGTGTCACAGTTGAAACTGCACCCGCGCATATTCATCAAACAGTCACTGCAATGGGCGACAAACCCGTTTTAA
- a CDS encoding AbrB family transcriptional regulator, protein MKRWRAFFEAIVVALAGVALFSVMNIPLPWLIGPLVAIAAWSITTQRELYWPFTFRKIAMVLLGYLIGTSFTQETLIEMGNHVPSMIAITILTVVFSLMLGFIFSKMTGLDLPSCMIGSIPGGLSQIMVLMDEIKGLNPTVIMFLQSMRVMLIVIFVPMVTVYLFDGGSGALRDGLGSGAVSWAGMPWYTFILYPLLMVSAAWLFGRLRIPTALLLGPMVLTIAMTFGSYPTPELPVAFIDLAQIFIGVHIGLQMRPRELPDWKKVMAYTVITVVVLVLFGLGLGYGLAWLYELSFNTALLSTAPGGMVEMGLTAVAIGGDVSVVTSYQLFRLLSIMLFVPFFFKWLNKRRGGSS, encoded by the coding sequence TTGAAGAGATGGCGCGCTTTTTTTGAAGCGATTGTTGTGGCGCTGGCCGGCGTTGCTTTATTTTCAGTGATGAATATACCGCTTCCTTGGCTGATCGGCCCGCTTGTGGCCATTGCAGCATGGAGTATTACAACCCAGCGGGAGCTGTATTGGCCGTTTACATTTCGAAAAATTGCGATGGTGCTGCTCGGTTATCTGATCGGCACATCATTTACGCAGGAAACGTTGATTGAGATGGGGAACCATGTGCCATCAATGATTGCGATAACGATTCTGACTGTTGTCTTCAGCCTGATGCTGGGATTTATTTTTTCAAAAATGACTGGGCTGGATTTGCCGAGCTGTATGATCGGTAGCATTCCGGGCGGTTTGTCGCAAATTATGGTGCTCATGGATGAAATCAAAGGTCTGAATCCGACTGTGATCATGTTTCTCCAGAGCATGCGTGTGATGCTTATTGTCATATTTGTGCCAATGGTAACGGTGTATCTGTTTGACGGGGGATCGGGTGCATTGCGGGATGGGTTGGGTTCCGGAGCTGTCAGTTGGGCAGGTATGCCTTGGTATACATTCATTCTATATCCGCTTTTAATGGTATCAGCTGCATGGCTTTTTGGCCGATTGCGAATCCCGACTGCACTGCTGCTCGGACCGATGGTGCTGACGATAGCCATGACGTTTGGGAGTTATCCGACGCCTGAACTTCCGGTAGCGTTTATTGATTTGGCGCAAATTTTTATCGGTGTGCATATTGGTTTGCAAATGCGCCCGAGGGAGTTGCCGGATTGGAAAAAGGTGATGGCTTATACAGTCATAACAGTCGTTGTTCTAGTACTTTTCGGTCTTGGACTTGGCTATGGTCTTGCTTGGCTGTATGAACTGTCTTTCAACACAGCGTTGTTAAGCACCGCACCGGGCGGGATGGTTGAGATGGGACTGACGGCAGTAGCGATTGGCGGTGATGTCTCAGTTGTCACCAGCTATCAGCTTTTCAGATTGCTAAGTATAATGCTTTTTGTGCCATTTTTCTTCAAATGGCTGAATAAGCGGCGTGGAGGAAGTTCGTAA
- a CDS encoding YjzC family protein, with protein sequence MGEQSRFRGGQKAPNNGVYIEQGETGSNVNDPRQLEMNAGDKFPENANPERVWVNKRDLSRPGVQGRAND encoded by the coding sequence ATGGGTGAACAATCCCGCTTCCGTGGCGGTCAAAAGGCCCCGAATAATGGCGTGTATATCGAACAAGGTGAGACAGGGAGCAATGTGAATGACCCGAGACAGCTTGAAATGAACGCAGGTGACAAATTCCCTGAAAACGCCAATCCGGAACGTGTGTGGGTCAATAAGCGTGATCTGTCCAGGCCGGGTGTTCAGGGAAGAGCCAATGACTGA
- a CDS encoding TIGR04104 family putative zinc finger protein — translation MPVCQNCGKEWTWKQTVKTLFKLKCPHCGANQYESASSRRRGSLVGLTPLVLLGSVN, via the coding sequence ATGCCTGTTTGTCAAAATTGCGGTAAAGAATGGACTTGGAAACAAACGGTTAAAACACTATTTAAATTGAAATGCCCGCATTGTGGCGCTAATCAATATGAATCAGCATCATCACGGCGCCGGGGCAGTCTCGTTGGTTTGACTCCCTTGGTACTGTTGGGGAGTGTAAACTAA
- a CDS encoding DUF1538 domain-containing protein, whose amino-acid sequence MNLVIFEGFGATMQEVAIALLPLAILFAVFHFLFLKLPLKRLIGISIGFVLAFLGLSLFLQGVHIGFMPFGEQMGNVLGGLSSKWLLIPIGFIIGFFAIYAEPAVAVMVEQAEKVSGGYIPEKLLLYTLSIGVGVSVALSMVRLIFGFSLWYFIIPGYIIAFVMTRYAPKAFMTIAFDSGGVSTGPMTATFVLAMFTGIAGQIEGRDPLVDGFGMVAMVALAPILSVLTLGILYSRKEKSQYVSDDSGAEAHHHDR is encoded by the coding sequence ATGAACCTTGTTATATTTGAAGGTTTTGGCGCAACGATGCAAGAGGTTGCGATCGCGCTTTTGCCTCTTGCCATTCTGTTTGCTGTCTTCCATTTTCTATTTTTGAAATTACCATTAAAACGATTAATAGGCATCAGCATCGGGTTTGTTTTAGCATTTTTAGGGCTTTCATTATTCCTGCAGGGTGTCCATATCGGATTCATGCCTTTTGGGGAACAAATGGGCAATGTGCTTGGCGGCCTGTCATCTAAATGGCTGTTAATACCGATTGGCTTTATCATCGGGTTTTTTGCCATTTATGCTGAACCCGCTGTTGCTGTCATGGTTGAGCAGGCCGAGAAAGTGTCCGGCGGTTATATTCCGGAAAAACTGTTGCTGTATACATTATCAATCGGTGTCGGGGTATCAGTTGCACTTTCAATGGTCCGGCTAATTTTTGGATTTTCCCTATGGTATTTTATCATTCCAGGTTATATAATAGCGTTTGTAATGACACGTTATGCGCCAAAAGCATTTATGACCATTGCATTCGACTCTGGCGGTGTTTCAACCGGCCCAATGACAGCGACATTTGTCTTGGCGATGTTCACAGGGATTGCCGGACAGATTGAAGGACGCGATCCGCTGGTTGATGGATTTGGAATGGTTGCAATGGTGGCGCTGGCTCCTATATTATCTGTGTTAACGCTTGGTATTCTGTACAGCAGAAAGGAGAAAAGTCAGTATGTCAGTGACGATTCAGGGGCAGAAGCTCATCATCACGATCGTTAA
- a CDS encoding P-II family nitrogen regulator, which produces MSVTIQGQKLIITIVKKDKAKKVVQASRNAGAQGGTTLLGEGIRLNEKMRILGMPVERERAVILTLVSDEIFNDVRQAIVNSVQLNKPRHGIGFVIDTKKIAGINHLLGWHGEEGDAEDEEGADIMWQDQDVLYDLIITIVNRGDSEKVVDATRKAGAEGGTILHGRGTGVHEKAKLFNIMIEPEKEVVLTLIHKEKTKEVLKTINEDAELKKPGKGIAFVLDVESTVGISRELNEKVREEFKKQKKKKREK; this is translated from the coding sequence ATGTCAGTGACGATTCAGGGGCAGAAGCTCATCATCACGATCGTTAAAAAAGATAAAGCCAAAAAGGTTGTTCAAGCCTCCCGGAACGCCGGTGCGCAAGGTGGAACCACACTGCTCGGCGAAGGAATCCGGCTTAATGAAAAAATGCGGATTCTGGGCATGCCGGTGGAACGGGAAAGAGCCGTCATACTGACACTCGTATCTGATGAGATTTTTAATGATGTCAGGCAAGCAATCGTTAACTCCGTTCAGCTGAATAAGCCAAGACATGGCATCGGATTTGTAATCGATACGAAAAAAATCGCCGGCATCAACCACTTGCTCGGATGGCACGGGGAAGAAGGCGATGCAGAAGATGAGGAGGGTGCTGATATCATGTGGCAAGATCAAGATGTTTTGTATGATTTAATCATTACCATCGTTAACAGGGGCGATTCGGAAAAAGTTGTGGATGCCACCAGGAAAGCCGGAGCAGAGGGCGGAACCATTTTGCATGGTCGCGGTACCGGTGTCCACGAAAAAGCAAAACTGTTTAACATCATGATTGAACCTGAGAAAGAAGTGGTATTGACACTCATCCATAAAGAAAAGACAAAAGAAGTACTTAAAACCATCAATGAAGATGCGGAACTAAAAAAACCGGGCAAAGGGATCGCTTTTGTGCTGGATGTTGAAAGCACAGTAGGCATCAGCCGTGAACTGAATGAAAAAGTCCGTGAAGAATTTAAAAAGCAAAAGAAAAAGAAGAGGGAAAAGTGA
- a CDS encoding purine-cytosine permease family protein, with product MESVPTKQQTSEEMDSDYSLDRVPREKRNMGWLSITNITFGIATAIFYFQMGSVMALQFGAINAIISAIYAIVVAGILGTFIAYLSAKSGMNVNLLSRGGGFGYVGASLTSFIYATNFIMYCALEGLILVAAVHNFFPIIPEWLLIVVFGSIVIPLNWFGIKQLDKLQKWSLPLFFVFLIAAIIMAALTPSTYDGAFWNYMPEGVQVGGTALLLCIGMQHGIMGLTPLLASDYARFLKPKDTKVGIFAIGFIPQIFCFGVMGGLGILFGVRLGEPNPGVYIVLLLGIWGALFTMLTQIRINITNIYSGSLSLSSFFENIFKFTPGRRFWVVVTGITAMVLMLAGIVNHLDTVMTFQGVFLMTWASILVADAVIVKKILKLGPGYYEARQENLYKWNPVGVVSLIVASALGTAAALGFMGSFLQSTAAFFAALLAAVLTVTLAIATKGQYYIKNKNKDVAKEDYIA from the coding sequence ATGGAATCTGTTCCAACTAAACAACAAACCAGTGAAGAAATGGATAGTGATTATTCCCTGGACCGGGTTCCCCGTGAAAAAAGGAACATGGGTTGGTTAAGCATTACAAATATTACGTTTGGTATTGCAACGGCGATTTTTTATTTTCAAATGGGGAGTGTGATGGCCCTTCAATTTGGGGCAATTAATGCTATCATATCAGCTATATACGCTATTGTTGTCGCAGGTATTCTGGGAACATTTATTGCATACTTATCCGCTAAGTCTGGAATGAACGTTAACCTGTTGTCCCGCGGCGGCGGATTTGGATATGTGGGCGCTTCGTTAACATCTTTTATTTACGCCACGAATTTTATTATGTATTGTGCACTGGAGGGTTTAATCCTCGTAGCTGCCGTTCACAATTTTTTCCCTATCATTCCGGAGTGGCTATTAATTGTTGTCTTTGGGTCAATCGTCATTCCATTAAATTGGTTTGGCATTAAACAATTGGATAAATTGCAGAAATGGTCACTGCCGCTCTTCTTCGTATTTCTAATTGCAGCAATTATTATGGCTGCACTCACACCTTCCACCTATGATGGTGCCTTTTGGAACTATATGCCGGAGGGAGTTCAGGTTGGCGGAACGGCGTTGCTGCTTTGTATTGGAATGCAGCACGGAATCATGGGGCTGACACCATTGCTTGCCTCAGATTATGCCCGTTTTCTAAAACCAAAAGATACAAAAGTAGGGATATTCGCTATTGGCTTTATTCCTCAGATTTTCTGCTTTGGTGTCATGGGCGGTCTTGGTATTTTGTTTGGCGTTCGTCTTGGAGAGCCAAATCCAGGCGTATATATTGTACTTCTCCTTGGTATCTGGGGTGCATTATTTACAATGCTGACACAAATAAGAATTAATATTACCAATATATACAGCGGTTCCCTGTCTCTGTCCTCTTTCTTTGAAAATATTTTTAAATTTACACCGGGCAGACGTTTTTGGGTTGTGGTAACAGGAATAACCGCTATGGTTTTAATGCTTGCAGGCATCGTCAATCATCTGGATACGGTTATGACTTTCCAGGGGGTTTTTCTGATGACCTGGGCATCTATATTGGTGGCTGATGCCGTTATTGTTAAAAAAATATTAAAACTTGGTCCGGGTTACTATGAAGCACGCCAGGAGAATTTGTATAAATGGAACCCGGTGGGCGTTGTATCCTTAATAGTGGCGAGTGCTTTGGGAACGGCGGCCGCATTAGGTTTCATGGGATCATTCCTGCAAAGTACCGCTGCATTTTTCGCAGCACTTCTGGCTGCTGTATTAACCGTAACATTGGCTATAGCCACTAAAGGACAATATTATATTAAAAACAAAAACAAAGATGTGGCAAAAGAAGATTATATTGCTTAA
- a CDS encoding DUF4190 domain-containing protein — MNDNAQTNGSSVISLTLGVLSIVIPFIGLFLGIIGIVMSQRATKEVSEGHELGRGLAISGLICSLVGLVIQALIIMGVIMFFMFVNAV; from the coding sequence ATGAACGATAACGCACAAACAAACGGATCCTCAGTCATTTCGCTGACCCTGGGAGTTCTGTCCATTGTGATACCGTTTATAGGACTATTTCTTGGCATCATTGGTATTGTCATGTCACAGAGGGCAACAAAGGAAGTCAGTGAAGGACATGAACTGGGCCGCGGACTGGCCATTTCAGGACTCATTTGCAGTTTGGTCGGACTGGTGATCCAAGCCTTGATTATAATGGGGGTTATCATGTTTTTCATGTTTGTTAATGCTGTTTAG